One Mustelus asterias chromosome 12, sMusAst1.hap1.1, whole genome shotgun sequence genomic region harbors:
- the LOC144501785 gene encoding sterile alpha motif domain-containing protein 9-like, whose product MDQDPDEITHLNRTETVCSDLEEKPPSYVQCNPHPFDKEDAEFKYIKGNVLPPETGSKNLIIPCHEFKSFQLTVGRDEFEQKIKFANEVIKFAAACMNCRTNGTIHFGVENGGDYRHGEILGIPVHNKELFVNTRDHYIKQCFFEKHHAHAEHSIRPPRFVEVSGGDTGGQRFVIEVDIVPSLSEMKETFYPVKLPDPDKSKKGAVVYFHPTIYKREGASSVRVPPDKIQEMPEYIRDRNFEREKAEHNEELSNDEVYRKLSELFTSIKKQMNNEVKYILVTDSCKKEDLENLSFLLGMKFFCVLDFDPNSKQGGLYRLYPKASPHFLEDCITESGSVADFIMKDSFSQTSWIFCNGQNDSDGQKPHHSKTWMENRMEHLVKVISQICNATLPPGTFEVLFLLLSPANPLQAEAFHEFYTGMNGRNNIKCILEDRENYNSWASLLQKTCNREALNNLSIVGTKLSHLDNMIQTIQASKVSVMQLLDNGTTYKDLLPYIEVLRSDECSCLNIDANDEEWKKEIRDTEMHFYRGGKVSWMNFWLAENGRCGEIVKRDAYETVAEHLNHVLGRTDSKEPVIAVTLSHQPGSGGSTVARHILWDFRKRLKCAIVNTSLPIESICDGAKTLQNNEGNGENLPVLLLVEDCDEEYIAELKIHLGQAVTDRPSKPSFILLHCKRSTLVKTPAHASLFVRVTYKLSKKEKHLFSWKLNDLQRNSKYKENSILTFVLMTKEYDPNYVHKYVKKLLEGIDQTSGTLNLIGCISLLNHYIADSYITESQCKAFFNRHLRHSTFQSVLRGKSGCLLSHYYAAELLCIRIIHCKVAEQILSQMMTPQSQTVTHLLDRDVFCNYETTPQVEKFIRQLFIKRNDNTDQVKLPFSALIAHIHDQEDKRVAEDVLEKACKCFDKDAFVAQQFARFLSYEKKFEKAERWVKRARLLQPSNSYISHTEGQIYKNWFFSTKGQSVERSPEGFKKAIKLALNAVDAFRSSQEASKLESDWNIAGYFGEVEVACAVVELMSKLDIFKSNDGCHMKLMKYLLTDWIPEQIGTAWAKCNRKLKGLHPNILETMESVYEHMAYFQPDKRSEEKAFEKLNTNAECFSHLFCNIIDSIDQIKQENMEHLISILRWHKIHHLGGGRFTKMLSLARDNLTKIIELSKNEQGNWHETDLQNTILSLIALAIDPDNFSQVKNDKKKLCELSDLLCEMSDPRQSPIPYFIQVLLYWPEADSGEESNSHLINALNTMNVLYQAKIKDNQAKKKTVHPHFFLGPGKGFQRFIRNINLGASSPWERSQNKLQRFAGWTEERKLYIQGHCKESKVPIHWGDKYSIPPWSRRVSFYLGFTLRGCVAYDIKNETEDGDV is encoded by the exons ATGG ATCAAGATCCAGATGAAATAACTCACTTGAATAGAACAGAAACAGTTTGCAGTGACCTGGAGGAGAAGCCACCAAGTTACGTTCAGTGTAACCCCCATCCTTTTGACAAAGAAGATGCTGAATTTAAGTATATAAAAGGCAATGTACTTCCACCAGAAACTGGTAGCAAAAATTTAATTATTCCGTGTCACGAGTTTAAATCTTTCCAGCTTACTGTAGGGAGAGATGAGTTTGAGCAGAAAATAAAGTTTGCAAACGAAGTTATCAAGTTTGCTGCTGCATGTATGAACTGCAGAACTAATGGGACAATTCATTTTGGAGTTGAGAATGGTGGTGACTATCGACATGGTGAGATATTGGGTATTCCTGTTCACAATAAAGAGCTTTTTGTTAATACAAGAGACCATTATATCAAGCAGTGCTTTTTCGAAAAGCATCATGCACATGCTGAACATTCGATTCGTCCGCCCAGGTTTGTTGAAGTGTCTGGCGGTGATACTGGGGGGCAGCGCTTTGTTATTGAAGTTGATATTGTTCCATCATTGTCAGAGATGAAAGAGACATTTTACCCAGTGAAACTTCCTGACCCCGACAAGTCCAAAAAGGGAGCTGTTGTATATTTTCATCCCACAATCTACAAAAGGGAAGGAGCTTCTTCGGTCCGCGTTCCTCCAGATAAAATTCAGGAAATGCCCGAGTATATACGCGACAGGAATTTTGAAAGGGAAAAGGCAGAGCACAATGAAGAGCTTTCCAATGATGAGGTGTACAGGAAGCTATCTGAATTATTCACAAGTATAAAGAAACAGATGAATAATGAAGTGAAGTATATTCTAGTCACTGACAGTTGCAAAAAGGAAGATTTAGAGAATCTCAGCTTTTTGTTAGGAATGAAGTTTTTCTGTGTTTTAGATTTTGACCCCAATTCTAAGCAGGGAGGTTTATACAGACTATACCCCAAAGCCAGTCCTCATTTCTTAGAAGATTGCATCACTGAAAGTGGTTCAGTGGCTGATTTTATAATGAAGGATTCATTTAGTCAAACCAGCTGGATATTTTGTAATGGGCAAAATGACAGCGATGGGCAAAAACCTCACCATTCAAAAACCTGGATGGAAAACAGAATGGAGCATCTTGTTAAGGTGATATCACAAATCTGCAATGCAACCCTTCCCCCAGGGACATTTGAGGTACTTTTTCTTTTGCTGTCGCCAGCAAATCCGTTACAAGCGGAGGCATTTCATGAATTCTATACTGGAATGAATGGTAGAAATAACataaaatgcattttggaagacagAGAAAATTACAATAGCTGGGCAAGTCTTTTGCAGAAGACATGTAACAGAGAAGCTCTTAATAACCTGAGTATTGTGGGAACGAAACTTAGCCATTTGGACAACATGATTCAGACCATACAAGCTTCAAAGGTCAGTGTCATGCAATTGTTAGATAATGGTACAACATATAAAGATTTGCTGCCTTACATTGAAGTACTGAGGTCAGATGAATGCAGCTGTTTAAATATTGATGCAAATGATGAAGAGTGGAAGAAAGAAATCCGAGACACGGAAATGCATTTTTACAGAGGTGGTAAAGTCAGCTGGATGAATTTCTGGCTCGCTGAAAATGGACGTTGTGGTGAAATTGTAAAGAGAGATGCGTATGAAACTGTGGCTGAGCATCTGAATCATGTGTTAGGAAGAACAGATTCAAAAGAACCGGTGATTGCCGTGACACTAAGTCACCAGCCTGGCAGTGGAGGGAGTACTGTAGCTCGCCACATCCTGTGGGACTTCAGGAAAAGACTAAAATGTGCAATTGTCAACACATCGCTGCCTATAGAATCTATCTGTGATGGGGCAAAAACATTACAAAACAATGAAGGGAATGGTGAGAATTTACCAGTGCTTCTGCTTGTTGAAGATTGTGATGAGGAATACATTGCAGAACTGAAAATCCACCTGGGACAAGCAGTTACTGATCGCCCTTCAAAACCAAGCTTCATTTTACTGCATTGCAAGAGGTCTACATTAGTAAAAACACCTGCCCATGCATCTCTCTTTGTACGTGTCACTTATAAATTATCAAAGAAGGAAAAACATTTGTTCAGTTGGAAACTGAATGACCTTCAAAGGAACAGTAAATACAAAGAAAACTCTATCCTCACATTTGTTCTAATGACTAAAGAATATGATCCAAATTACGTTCATAAATATGTGAAGAAACTGCTGGAAGGTATTGATCAGACATCAGGTACACTGAATCTAATTGGATGCATCTCACTGCTGAATCATTACATAGCAGATTCTTACATCACAGAATCTCAGTGCAAGGCATTCTTCAATCGACACCTAAGGCACTCTACTTTTCAGAGTGTATTAAGGGGAAAATCAGGCTGTCTGCTCTCTCATTACTATGCAGCAGAACTCCTGTGCATTAGAATAATACATTGTAAAGTTGCAGAACAGATACTAAGTCAGATGATGACCCCTCAAAGTCAGACGGTTACCCACCTTCTTGACAGAGATGTATTTTGCAATTACGAGACCACCCCACAAGTAGAGAAATTCATTCGGCAACTGTTCATTAAAAGAAACGACAACACAGATCAAGTCAAACTTCCCTTTTCTGCTCTTATTGCACATATACACGATCAGGAGGATAAACGTGTAGCTGAAGATGTTCTGGAAAAAGCCTGTAAATGTTTTGATAAGGATGCCTTTGTGGCACAACAATTTGCTCGATtcttgtcttatgagaaaaagtTTGAAAAAGCTGAGAGGTGGGTCAAAAGAGCTCGCTTATTACAACCATCCAATTCTTACATTTCGCACACAGAAGGTCAAATATATAAGAATTGGTTCTTCAGTACAAAAGGTCAAAGTGTCGAACGATCTCCAGAGGGatttaaaaaagcaataaagcTGGCACTAAATGCAGTTGATGCTTTTCGGAGCTCCCAGGAAGCATCCAAATTAGAGTCTGACTGGAATATTGCAGGCTATTTCGGTGAAGTAGAGGTTGCGTGTGCTGTTGTGGAATTAATGTCTAAACTTGACATATTTAAAAGCAATGATGGCTGCCACATGAAACTGATGAAGTACTTGTTGACAGATTGGATCCCTGAACAAATAGGCACCGCATGGGCCAAGTGTAATAGAAAGCTAAAAGGATTACACCCCAACATTCTCGAAACAATGGAATCAGTTTACGAACACATGGCTTACTTCCAGCCTGACAAACGCTCTGAGGAGAAAGCTTTTGAGAAATTAAACACAAATGCAGAATGTTTCTCACATTTATTCTGTAACATCATTGATTCCATAGACCAGATAAAACAAGAAAACATGGAACATCTGATTTCTATATTGAGGTGGCACAAAATACATCATCTCGGTGGTGGGCGATTCACCAAAATGCTTTCATTAGCTCGTGACAATCTAACTAAAATAATAGAGTTGTCCAAGAATGAACAAGGAAATTGGCATGAAACTGATTTACAAAACACCATCTTATCACTGATTGCTCTGGCCATTGATCCTGACAACTTTTCTCAAGTCAAGAATGATAAAAAGAAACTTTGTGAGCTTAGTGATCTTCTGTGTGAAATGAGTGATCCAAGACAGTCCCCTATCCCATACTTCATACAGGTACTGTTGTATTGGCCAGAAGCTGATTCAGGGGAAGAAAGTAATAGCCATTTAATCAATGCATTAAACACCATGAATGTCCTGTACCAGGCCAAGATAAAGGATAACCAGGCTAAGAAAAAAACTGTCCACCCTCATTTTTTCCTCGGACCTGGAAAAGGCTTTCAGAGGTTCATTCGCAACATTAACCTTGGAGCTAGCAGCCCATGGGAACGGAGTCAAAACAAGCTACAGCGCTTTGCAGGATGGACTGAAGAAAGAAAGCTTTATATCCAAGGGCACTGCAAAGAAAGCAAGGTTCCGATCCACTGGGGAGACAAATATTCGATCCCACCTTGGAGCAGAAGAGTTTCATTTTATTTAGGATTTACATTGCGAGGCTGTGTTGCTTATGACATTAAGAATGAGACTGAGGATGGTGACGTCTAA